CCTACCTCCACATCGACTTTAAACAACTCAACGACCCAAGGTCAGACAGGTCTTTAGAGTACATACAATAATGTGTTACTGAAATTAGGATGCAATATTCCAATTACTTAAAAATTCCCAGGTTCCTGAATCAAGAGAGAATTAACTAGAAATCCGGAATCCACCGAACAAGAATTCttaaacctgggaattttggaaaAGATACAAAATTTGTAAACCCTTTTACTGAGAGACAAGCCTCAGAGTGCAGGACAGTGTTACTGCTAGAGCTCCATAGTCACGTCCAATATGgaataaatgtaattaactaattTAGAACCAAAACATGTGTTAGCTGTTTTTGTTAACAAAGTTGAGGGATAAAAGATTGGAATAAAAAATCTGGGGGTCGTGATTTTGCATAAATATGCCATATTCAATATAGAACACAGTAAATGAACGGTAAGGAGCACTTTTTGAAAACATGGCCGAGGAATCATATCAGAGACGAGATTATTTAGAGCCAATAGTCAGTAGATAGTCAGTACTCAGGAGAGATTCTGTCAAATGTAGTGCTGTTCTCTGTATCTTATTGTAAGTCTATGGGCTCTTTGAGgagaaatatttaatatttttttaaggaATGGGgcagtttctttatttctttcgCTTGCGCTTGATTGAAGAGATAGTAAAGTGTTGGAAAGACAGGGGGGATAGGGGAAGGGTGAGTCAAAGGGCAGTGGGCCGGGGTCAGAGGCTGTCACCGCTGGATCACACAGGCCACAAGGACAAATCTTTGAGAGCAACACATAAAGTATCGTTCTATGTTCCTGCTGTAGGTGTGGATTGATGCTGCTACCCAGATCTTCTACTCATTGGGAGCTGGATTTGGAGTGCTCATTGCATTTGCCAGCTACAATAAATTTGACAACAACTGTTACAGGTAAGACGTATCACTGTGTTGATATCACGGTGCTGTCCTCAGTGCTCCTCTATCATGACCTTACAAGGCTTACATGACCTTCTATAACCCATAACCAGGCAACGAGATAGAACAGATCCTGTGCTTTGTTTAGTTCTCTTAAGGTTAATCTTTCCTGTTTTAACTGGACAGAAAGGTGATGTGTATCAGGCCAGTGGACCTTCTGGCTTGGAGCTAACAGGATAAGTGCAGGCCATGCTAGGCCAGATGATGGCTATAGCCATAGGCAGTGTTACCTTTCCTGCCATTCTGTCATCCTCTAAACCCctcacagagaaacagacattaGACTGTGCGGTCTGCTGATCCTTGTCATCACTAATAGGTTCCTGTGAAAGTGGagaggtgggtgctgctatcAGACCCAttctgcttaaaaaaaaaatgtgtgtagaTATATGGTCTCTTTTGTATTCcagctgtgtttgtgtatgtataggTCAGTAGGTGTCTCGCTGGCTGCAGTGGTAACAGTACAGTAATGTTTGTCCATGGACCATTGTCCACCCATTCTATAGACCAATTTCCCGGCCGCATCATGAAAAGTTGCATGCGCAGGTTCGCACCAGAAAATTGGCTTGTTTACATTGAAGTGAATATGACCACATCCAACTTCAGATGCAGCTCATGTATTCAGATGGTTATCATCTACAACATCACAGATGTCATCACAGGATTGATTACCTAGCAAACTAGCAAGCCAGCAAGGCAAGGTAAAATATCACAAATAGAGCTAGATAAAGACAGAAGAATAATATACTTGTTGAACACAGCTAATTAGCTATAGCCATCAGTCWTGTGTGTTTTTAtggtcatcactcactcactgctaAGTTTGTCAAGGTGTATAGCTATCTGCTACAAATCTGTAGGAAACGTTGTGAATTTCCCACcaaagaaacatatggttctcagaacagtgTGATAACTGGGTGTCCTGCATCATTCACAGaacattgtgggaaggttgtatgcaaaatgaCTATAGGACTACCACGCTCTCAACAAGCTCTcggaaacatatggttctcagaacgttatgtgttaGCTGGGTAGTGTTATTGTAGTGTGACGCTGTACAGCCAATTGAATTTCCCACTCTTATAGATTACTTGTCCTGATCTAAACRCCCCCCCCCAACACAGCTGAAGGCCTCATGTGTGCTCAGCTGGGCCATATTTGGGAGCTGAATGAGGACTTGTGAAAGTTGGCTGTTACATCCGTAGATATTCTCAAATGACATCTGAGTGGCTAGCAGCTGGTTGTATTATTCTCCATATTGTACACAGCTGGGACGGTTGAGGTCAGACTGTGGTCCATGTTCTCTCGGTCTGTCTGCTGACTGAACGTGGGTTGATGTCTGCTGACTGAACGTGGGTTGATGTCTGCTGACTGAACGTGGGTTACTGACCACAAACAGTCTTCAGGCTTTCACCTAGTTTGATTTCCAGGTGGGCCTCAAAGGCTCTCAAACAACATCCAGTCCCTCRGGCATCAAAATGGTTAATTCAAACCAATACAACATTAAactctttaaaggggcaatcagcagttgatgcatccatttttggacatattaatgatatgtactccttgattcttgaagaatataacttataaatgcctcatgagcttagttcaactgtcgtaccccatcagaacccaaaatataagctttgttttactccaaagtttgtaaacaaagtaaatgtaaacaaacactatatagcctcaaagcATGGTTTACACTATACATTTGATATCGttgatggtcagtccttgaatctatagctctgtctttgaatttgagagaggttACATTTCTCAGCTTCTTACCAAAACAGGGGTGGGGAGGGACTCTTTTTTTATTGTTTCTGTGatgtggtgaggttggacccaggtgcagagaagagaccagaaatcagtggttaaggataaacataaatactttactgagaaacagtagccgcaggatcacagtacactagaaaaacaacaaccacTAAGTCTCAAACTCACTCCATAAACAACCGCACacagtaaacaattcaagcttctgcaaaggaccacagaaaacacacctcttttaacagggacacAATCATGAAATAATAAGACACACCTGAGTCCAATAAAAGTCCCTAGGGCGGTCTCTGCTGGCCTCTGGTGCCAGGAGGAACCATGACAGTACCCTCCCTCTAGGAGTGGCTCCAGCCGCGGYGCCATGACGACCACCACGTAGTTGTTTGAAGTCTCTAACAAGACCCGGATCCAGGATGTCCCGGACAGGCACCCACGCCCGCTCCTCGATACCYtagccctcccagtccaccaggtactgcagggcagaggtgggaccaagtcattgttttacaagtcacaagtaagtctcaagtcttagcactcaagtcccaagtcaagtcccaagtcaagacaggcaagtatcaagtcctaaactttgagtttcMagtcctaaacaagtcataatgtgctcttcaccaaatgtaataccatttcatatttttaacaagagtaatagttagtatattacatttacgcaaatcatgaatgcttttaaaaatatctatatatttattactttccaaataaacgttatatttccatggaaataccgACGGTAGCCATgagaaaacccccccccccaatagtgatcgactattGAGGATCGCTATTGGGCGCAATGGCGATGTAGCTTGTACAAAATCGCCcaaccttaaacacacacacacacacacacacacacacacacacaacacacacacacaacacacaccacacacacacacacacacacacaacacacacacaccacacacacacacacacacacacacacacacacacacacacacacacacaccacacacacttgtggttacagtaggctaacgtatgtcaatggttttaggaacagcagtaacatcaggcaagATTTAGGCTaacaactgcctagccagttgtagctcaatcttggtgcaatgaagcttatcctcaatactgacaaaactaaactaatgttttttctaaagcaagaattaGATCTCTGAACTTTTCACCTATTATTACCTTCAGGGCATtgagattgagactgtaacctAATATAAATATcttgaattttaattgatgacggcctctcttttaaattgcatattcaacaacttacaaaaacatttaagctgaaattgggattttattttaggataaGGCCTGTTTTCTTTTGAggcagaaggaggctagtatcagctacatttatgcctttcctagactatggggatattttatatatgaatgcttctgctcagtgtttgagatcaattgacaccctttaccatggKYCWRtgagatttattttaaactgcaaaacKCTTACGCACCACTGCACRTTGTAWaccagggttggctggccttctctagtcactcgtaggctcagtcactggtatacttttatttacaaagccattttgggtttactacctttttatttgggcatttttattgttcagaaatgtggtgggtactctcttcgttcgctggactttatcctYctaactgttccaaatgtccgaactgaatttggtaaaagggcttttatgtactctgcgccatcgtcttggaacgccttacaaaatacttttaaactggaagaacttgtcccgattggtatttttaaatcactgatgaatgatcttgagactgattccctgacctgtcaatgctttttaatttgctgtttttgattttgttatactctattctatggtttttactagattacttgtagtttttcatgttgtttgtctgtaatttttgtaatgacttggtgctgcctaWcttggccaggacgctcttgaaaaagagattttaaatctaaATAAGCCCTTCCTGYttaaataaagggtaaataaaaAAWAATWATAAaaaatgatcacgttcccgcactgactgactgtgtggaggctcattgatttaacgttacgtaagcctacatgctacactagTAAAGTTTTAaattatatagctgtcggctatattagccatgacttaccgttctttgtgcagcttcaaatgtcgaacaaagttgaaAATTGTTgtgcctccgtctgtaattttcttcctgcatgttttgcaagttgcaatacgtttttttgttgataatgcgtcgtctttatatccgaaaataataatttggggtatcatctttccaagggctccatctcaattcacccgccgacgttcctctgcaactttttctcagctggcacaatttgattggctgctgtctgattcaaactgtaatccgttaaatgaagagttgatgtgctgcacacttttttttaatagcatcattttttatatttgggcttggggagggtatcaagtcaggtcgagtcaaaaggctcaagtccaagtcaagtaaCAAGTCATTGGTGTTCAAGTCAAAGTTGAGTTggaagtcatcatatttgtgactcgagtctgactcgagtccaagtcatgtgactcgagtccacacctctgctgcAGGGTTCCTCGGACTCAACGAGCCTCCAACAAACGCCGGACCGTGTAAGGCGGGCGGCCATCCACAAGTCGAGGGAGCAGAGGAGCAGGTGTCGGGGGAGAGAATGGACTGGTCCTAACCAGCTTGAGACGGGAGACATGAAAGGAGGGACAGACTCTCATGGACCTGGGAAGTTGGAGATGATAGGTGACCGGGTTGATGCGACTCAGGATATTGAATGGTCCTATGTAGCGTAGAGCGAGCTTCCGCGAGTCCAACTTTAAGGGAAGATCACAGGTGGACAGCCACACCCGTTGAACCGGTCGGAGGAGTCGAAGAGGTCTTCAGTGACGGTTTTCCTGATGTTGGTGTCAGGCAGAGGAGTGGAGCAAGGAGGATCGCGCTCTGATCCAGATGTGGTGACATCGTCGAATGAACGCCTCGGCTGATGGCACCTCCGCTTCGGCCTCTTGTTCAGGAAATAGGGGGCGGCGAACCCGAACTGACACTCAAATGGCGAGTTCAGCAGTGTGTTATGAGCATACTCTGCCCAGACGAGGAACTTGCTCCAGTTGCTGGTTGGCCCGCTCAGTTTGCCCATTCGACTGAGGGTGGAACCCCGAGGAGAGACTCGCCGATGCCCCCAACGGGGAACAGAAGYCCTTACAATACCATACGACAAACTGAGGCCCACGATCTGAGACAGTGTTCGGGGGAACTCCGTGTAGTCGAAAGACATGTATATTCACGAGATCAGCGATCTCCTTCACTGAAGGCATCTTGGGTAAGGTCACGAAGTGGGCTGCCTTGGAGAACCGATTGACCACCACCAGGATAGTGGTAAGCCCTTGAGATGGAGTTAACCCTGTGATAAAATCTACAGACAGATGAGACCAGGGCCGGCTGGGGATGGGTAGAGGTTGGAGCAACCCGGCCGGTCGCTGACGTGAAGACTTGCTTTGGGCACAGATGGAACAGGCCGCAACAAAGGATCTCACATCCTCCATCATGTTGMGCCACCAGAATTTCCGCCTCAGAAACTCCAGTGTCCGATTAACCCTTTGATGCCCAGTTCATTTATAGGAGAGTCCCCATTGTAGTACTTGGGACCGGGCTGATTGCCGGGGTCAGGTTCTTGGGTCTGGGCTTGTCGGACCGTGGTCTCAATACTCCATATCACAGGGGCCACAATGCGTAAGCTGGGGATGACGGGCTCGGGATCCCTCAACTCGTTGGAGACATCATGTTGGAGCGACAGGGCATCTGCCTTCTGATTCTTGGATCCCGGACGATAAGCTAGTGTAAAATCAAACCTGTTAAAAAAACAGAGCCCGCCTGGCGAGCGTTCAACCTCTACCACAAAGGGACGAGTCGGATCAGGATGAACGAGGATGGGTCCAGAGGTCAAACGTCCCTTGAGCTCCATGAATGCCCTGTCATCCTCGGGGTCCAGCAAAAATGGGTCTGAGACTTGCGGGTTAGGACTGTGAGAGGCTCTGCACCCGCACCAAAGTTGTATGAAAAACGCCTGTAAAAATTGGAAACCCCAAGGAACCGCTGGACCTGCTTGAGTGAGGTGGGACGGGGCCAGTTAGCGACCGCCTCAATCTTCCATTTGGATCCCTGTGGTAGAGATAATGTGACCCAGGAAGGAATCCTGGGAtacgtggaactcacacttctctatcTTGACATATAGTGGACTCTGCAGGAGATGTCTCAGGACTTGGCGGACGTGCAGTATGTGTTCCGTAAGGATCTCGGAGAAAATCAAGATGTCATTGAGGTTAACAAAGACGAACCGATTCAACATATCCCTCAGAGTGTCATTGACCAATGCTTGAAAGACTGCCGGTGAGTTCGATAATCTGAAAGGCATGACTAAATACTCATAGTGGCCACTAGGGGTGTTAAAGGCAGTCTTCcattcatctccctccctgattctcaccagattgtaagtgttgcggaggtccagtttggtgaagaattgtGCCCCTTGGACCAACTCCAATGCGGAGGACATCAGGGATAGGGGGTAACAATTCTTGATTGTAATCTGGTTCAGCCCTCTGTAGTCGATGCTGGGACgcaggcctccatccttcttacaTCCACCAGCAGGGGATGTAGAGGGGCGATTGAAACTTGCCTCCAGCGATTCCCGGATGTAATTGTCCATGACTGCTGCTTCAGGGGTTGAGAGGGAATACAGACGACCCCGGGGAGCCTTCGTGCATGCGCCTGTCACACTCCTGTGGGCTCAGACGTGTGCGACCCAGCTGCATGGGATCCTCCATGCTGGGCTCGGTGGCCTTGGGGGTGCTCAGGAAACCGGAATTCTGGAGTGGTGTCAAAAGGGGTCTGTCTCCCCTGTTCCCGGTTGTCAATCCTGATTGCCAGCGTTTTCAGGGACTCGACGTCCTCTCCAAGTTCCTGAGCGGGCAGTTCAGTTAGACAGACCCTGGtgaccgtcataccgctcaggggcTGGGATCTTGGGTTCCTGGTGCAGGTTCCCTGGAGGAACCACGACGACGTCTGTAGCACTGGGCGATGAGATCTGTGCATTGGATCCTCCTGSGTTGGGGGCGTGCCATGGTTGGAGGACTCAGCAAGTGCCAGAAGGTTCCTGGAGATTTCGGAGAGCTGTTCTTGCTGCCGTCCTAACAGTGCTCCTTGGTGGGCTACCACATTCCGGATCTGGGAgatctctgctgggtccatgttgtggcagaagcttgctgtgatgtggtgaggttggacccagggcttggtggtggggtggggggttacGGCAAGACAAGACCCTCAAGACAAGACCCTCAAGACAAGACCCTCAAGACAAGACCCTCAAGACAAGACCCTCAAGACACGACCCAAGATATGGTTCCAATAAAAATGTTGGTTTAGATTGACTATGGTTCAAGGAAGCAACAGGAAGTCGAAGTGTTAATATGGTGGGTTTATTATTGTTCTAAAACCTGTCCTGGTACTATCATGGTAGCTTTATTTTTCTAAacatgttttatgtgtgtgtgttctcttcccAACAGGGATGCTATCTTGACCAGCACAGTGAACTGTGTCACCAGCTTCTTTTCAGGGTTTGCCATCTTCTCTGTGCTCGGCTACATGGCCTACAAACACGGAGTCAGGATAGAGGACGTGGCCACCGAAGGTGAAAGGAACCCTACTagatatgcatgcacacacacacacacacacacacacacaacacacaccacacacacacacacacacacacacacacacacacacacacacacacacacacacacacacacacacacacacacaccgaacacacacacagtaagtggTGTGGAGGATGACATGCATAACACACCCagaccacacacactccaacaacCACACCCAACTTAATTTAGACCCAGATTTATGACCAAACTGTCCACAGCTAGATACCTcataaaacacaaagaaaaagataGGAAGATAGACATGCTTAttaggaaacatacagtataaggCTATATCGCAGGCTACCCACAGTATTCTCTTTTCCCTGGCCAGCCCCCAGAGTGCTGTGTTTGTATGGTGGATCCACCCAGGCTATGACTCAGCTAGGACAGACTCAACACATGAACAGTCCCTGTCTGACCCTGAGAAGAGCGAGGGGAGTCACCTGCTCTAAGGGAGGACAGGATTCTGACAACacccagcagtcagtcagtcatctaCACACCATTTAGAGAGTTTCAAACCCAGTCAAAACATCTATAAATTCATCATGGAACTAAACATTCCTCAAGCTTACTGTTACTGCTCACTGAATCAAACAacttaaaggaaagattcacccattttgaatgttataccGTTTTTGTTAATCTATAAgcaatttcatgttttcatgtataTCTGAGCTACTGccattcaagcaggcagaaatatgGCCAGCATGACAAGTGATGCAAAACtcgtcataccggctgtatttctgcctgcttgtacggcaatagctcagatacacatgaaaacatgaaatgatccCAGGAATCGATTGAACATTGCTCAGTGATGCACAAAAATGATGTAatattcaaaatgggtgaatcatCCCTTTAAGAATGAGCAGCAACGTGCAATGCTTTTAATATAATTGATTGCAACAGTAGCTGAGAGGCTCTGGGGTTCAGATGGAATTGAAATACCAGAGAacatttcaaacagtttttttaAGGGAAACAGTTTCCAAGAAGTCACATAAATACTGGCCTGCTGTGGAGAGGGGTTGGKAGACATACAAAAAGAATGGGATCTGTTAAAAATCTGCTTTGCTTTCTAGTTCTTCTGTCTTCTACTTGCCACTGTCTCTAGGTGTCTGTCATTTCGTTGTCATCTTATGTCCTCACTTTTATCTTTCTCAATCCGCTCCTCCTTCTTTCACTTTCCTTTCCATTGWTAAATCATCTCTTATTTCCTCTAAAACGACCTTGTGGACAGGGTCAAGCTCAGGACAAAGAAGTTATACATCAACATCCCACCCAACAATTTASTGTTTTATTTCAGCATCCCACCAAACAAGGCACCGTTTTATAGACTGATGGTAATCAGTTGGCTCTGGTATYTCCTATCACAAGTGTCTCTATCTGTGTATCTTTGTGTGAGTGCAGGTGCAGGACTGGTGTTCATCATCTATCCTGAGGCCATCTCCACCCTGCCTGGATCTACCTTCTGGGCCATAGTATTCTTCATCATGCTGCTGACTCTGGGCATCGACAGCTCTGTGAGTTACTGGCCCTCCTCAGGGTTGAATGACTACATGCTATGTCCCACCACAGGGCACATATGGCTACTGACCATTTGTTTCTATCTTATGGTGGGTTTATCTGATCTATCTAGTGGATTTATAGTATGTGAAGATTAGAATGTTACTTATAtaatctcctccactctctctctctctctctctctctctcttctctctctctctctctctctctctctctctctctctctctctctctctctctctctctcctctctctctctctctctctttctctcttctctcctttctctgtctctctctgtccctctcgctctccctcgctctgtctctctctgcattatTCTACTTTCCCATGGTTGCAGTGAGTGCTCTAGGTATTGTCTAGACTAGCAGCAGTGTGGGAAGGCAGTTGTTTTGACTGTTACCCAATAACCATGAAGCATGAGGTGGAAAATCACATGTACCGCAACCTGAAACACAGGAAAACTTTGTTCACAGAGATTTACATTTTTCCTCATTCAATCTCAGTTACACAAGGTGATATTTACTGAaatgaagagagaaaggaaattccaCAGCAggggaacattttattttacagtaGTAGTCTTGCCCAATGTAGCACTGCACTAAGAAAGCTAGGTCTGATCATTTATATTCTAGGCCAAAGGTATTCTGTTTGGGTGCGAAGACTTTGTGCGATTCTGTTACATTGCTGCTGTAGGCACAATGgttatgctgtctgtctgtctgtctgtctgtgtctgtcgtctgtctgtctgtctgttctgtctgtcttgtcttgtctgtctgtctgttctgtctgtctgtctgtctgtctgtctgtctgtctgtctgtctgtctgtctgtctgtctgtctgtctgtctgtctgtctgtctgtctgtctgtctgtctgtcttctagaTGGGCGGTATGGAGGCAGTCATCACAGGACTGTCGGACGACTTCAAGATCCTGAAGAGGAACAGGAAGCTGTTCACCTTCGCCACGGCATTCGGAACCTTCCTTGTCGCGCTCTTCTGCGTCACTAATGTGAGGTCACTTCCTGTTCCTCTGAGTCACATATGATTTRCATWMTTGTCATATGATTGCATAAATCAAACCAAAGAGACACAAGATAGAGTGTGCCTCTGTGATTTAGGTGGATCAGTCACAYCAAAGACAGAAAAGGG
The DNA window shown above is from Salvelinus sp. IW2-2015 unplaced genomic scaffold, ASM291031v2 Un_scaffold3356, whole genome shotgun sequence and carries:
- the LOC112075721 gene encoding sodium-dependent noradrenaline transporter-like, producing the protein VWIDAATQIFYSLGAGFGVLIAFASYNKFDNNCYRDAILTSTVNCVTSFFSGFAIFSVLGYMAYKHGVRIEDVATEGAGLVFIIYPEAISTLPGSTFWAIVFFIMLLTLGIDSSMGGMEAVITGLSDDFKILKRNRKLFTFATAFGTFLVALFCVTNGGIYVLTLLDNYAAGTSILFGVLIEAIGVSWFYGVDRFSEDIERMMGFKPGLYWRLCWKFVSPTFLLVVVIASIVTSTGLSYDDYVFPSWSNVIGWGVALSSMMFVPIYAIYKFLSMPGTFKQRIAYCITPEHEHHLVAEGATIRQFTLKHWLAI